The Winogradskyella schleiferi genome contains the following window.
TTAATGGACATTAGTAATAATTGGAAGTTTGAAGCACAGAAAAAAGAATTGAATTATATGTATGTCCCTAGTATAGGTTGACCACTTTAAACAAAGTGTAAACTTATGAAAGCAAACATTAAACTATTAAAAAAGAAACGAATTTATTCTGAAGAATTTAAACGACAAATCGTAAAAGATTTTGAATCTGGTCAATTTAGCGTGCCTCAATTGGAAAAATTACACAACATAAGCAATACATCAATTTACAGTTGGATCCATAAATTTTCTACCTTTAACGAAAAAGGTTCAAGAGTTGTAGAGATGAAAAACAGTAGTGCCCAAAAGATGAAAGAACAACAAGCCCGAATAAAAGAGCTTGAAGCCATAGTTGGGCGTAAACAGATAAAGATAGATTATTTGGAGAAGCTAATTGATATTGCAGAAGACGATTTAAGTATAGATATCAAAAAAAATTCCAACACTCCGCAATCAACTGGTTCAGAACACATAAAGAAACACTAAGTTTTAGTATGAACCAGCTTTATAAAACCATAGGCATCAGTAAACAAGCCGTTAACCAGTATGCAAAGCGGCAAGCGGTTTTCGATAGTCGAGTGTCTCAATTAATATTAGAGGCAGATGATCTTCGGGAGGATCATCCTGGTTGTGGAGTAGAAAAGATGTACAATATATT
Protein-coding sequences here:
- a CDS encoding transposase, coding for MKANIKLLKKKRIYSEEFKRQIVKDFESGQFSVPQLEKLHNISNTSIYSWIHKFSTFNEKGSRVVEMKNSSAQKMKEQQARIKELEAIVGRKQIKIDYLEKLIDIAEDDLSIDIKKNSNTPQSTGSEHIKKH